A genomic segment from Brucella pseudogrignonensis encodes:
- a CDS encoding AsmA family protein, with the protein MRWPRFMRLIIAVIILGAAAVATLLAVIPFIVSTDAIRIRVAQEISAWTGYSVELREAPRLRVFPVLRASLDGVTLSKLSDPGAKPFMSANRIEIELSPLDAIMGRLSFSETQVVRPHFNIGGPVDNFAELLDAIASSNGRLGTAIRAQRALQQNGANDKTLAAQQASQPFGRVVLRDGTVSFSDPDSQEEPKDDQQITKLNATLEWPRTSSAATLRGSALWRGENTQFSLTAAQALPLLAGGTSNVTASFTSTPLNITFEGKANISKDRFFEGALSAKTPSLSNSLRWLALPPVAGSTEIGAFSLASTITSTPRRLKFDNVEMTTDESPAKGVIDVGFEQDTPAITGTLAFEKLNLRRLFSIFVPLPENQPRSPSDRDLNERDIINTSFIDRSELDLRLSAQTATAGPVTMTGVAAAVQIRGGRAMFDIGDAKAFNGILQANLQIVRDLKTATGELRFNASDIDSSQLFAALGFEKPFVNGKGNVSLFMKAPANRWSGLLNNAQGNVSVQLNNGQMQGFSVQDFLTKAESQGFFALERQENVSLAFNRLDVKANLSDGVASLENATLVTSQGTLNLAGIVPFVDRSLALSGEVIFPDSQPQQQENTDGQQAQPSPVKPPLHFFVGGSWDRPFISPSTMGSGTAQ; encoded by the coding sequence ATGCGCTGGCCCCGATTTATGCGCCTTATTATTGCGGTCATCATTCTTGGTGCGGCAGCAGTAGCCACCCTGCTCGCGGTCATACCGTTTATTGTCTCGACCGATGCGATCCGTATCCGTGTCGCACAGGAGATCAGCGCATGGACCGGCTATAGCGTCGAACTGCGTGAAGCACCGCGTTTGCGGGTGTTTCCAGTTTTGCGTGCGTCGCTTGATGGCGTGACACTAAGCAAACTGTCCGACCCGGGTGCAAAGCCCTTTATGAGTGCCAATCGTATTGAAATCGAGCTTTCTCCGCTTGATGCCATCATGGGACGACTATCATTCTCTGAAACGCAAGTTGTCAGGCCACATTTTAACATCGGTGGGCCAGTTGATAATTTTGCTGAACTTCTCGATGCGATTGCAAGTTCAAACGGCCGGCTTGGCACCGCCATCCGCGCGCAGCGCGCCTTGCAGCAGAACGGTGCGAATGACAAAACACTTGCAGCACAACAAGCGTCCCAGCCGTTCGGTCGTGTTGTTCTTCGCGACGGAACGGTCTCGTTCAGCGATCCAGATTCGCAGGAAGAACCGAAAGACGACCAGCAAATCACCAAGCTGAACGCCACACTTGAATGGCCTCGCACCTCAAGCGCTGCAACGCTTCGCGGCAGTGCACTCTGGCGCGGTGAAAATACGCAATTCAGCCTGACCGCAGCTCAAGCCTTGCCGCTTCTTGCAGGCGGGACCTCCAATGTTACAGCGAGTTTCACATCAACGCCTCTCAACATCACATTTGAAGGCAAGGCCAATATTTCCAAAGATCGTTTCTTTGAAGGCGCGTTGAGCGCCAAGACGCCTTCTTTGAGCAATTCGCTGCGCTGGCTGGCGCTACCGCCTGTGGCGGGAAGTACGGAAATTGGTGCCTTTTCACTTGCTTCGACGATCACCTCGACTCCTCGCCGTCTGAAATTCGACAATGTCGAAATGACAACGGACGAAAGTCCGGCAAAAGGTGTAATTGACGTTGGTTTTGAGCAGGATACGCCAGCAATCACCGGAACACTGGCTTTTGAAAAGCTCAATCTGCGACGTCTTTTTTCGATTTTTGTGCCACTGCCTGAAAACCAGCCACGTTCGCCGAGCGATCGGGATCTAAACGAGCGCGACATCATCAATACGAGTTTCATCGATCGATCAGAACTCGACCTTCGTCTCTCCGCGCAAACCGCCACAGCCGGGCCGGTCACCATGACTGGCGTGGCAGCGGCCGTGCAGATTAGAGGCGGTCGGGCAATGTTTGACATTGGAGATGCCAAAGCCTTTAATGGCATTTTACAGGCCAATCTTCAAATTGTGCGTGATCTCAAAACAGCAACCGGAGAATTGCGCTTCAACGCGTCTGATATTGATAGCTCACAGCTTTTCGCAGCGCTCGGTTTCGAGAAGCCGTTCGTCAATGGCAAAGGCAATGTCTCGCTATTTATGAAGGCTCCTGCAAATCGTTGGTCAGGCTTACTTAATAATGCGCAAGGCAATGTCTCAGTGCAGTTGAACAACGGACAAATGCAAGGCTTCTCAGTTCAGGATTTTTTGACGAAAGCCGAAAGTCAGGGCTTTTTCGCGCTTGAGCGACAGGAAAATGTATCGCTGGCTTTCAATCGCCTCGATGTGAAAGCAAATCTTTCCGACGGTGTAGCGTCGTTAGAAAATGCAACGCTCGTCACATCACAAGGCACACTTAATCTTGCTGGTATTGTACCATTTGTGGATCGAAGTCTGGCGCTGAGTGGCGAAGTTATCTTCCCCGATAGTCAACCTCAGCAACAGGAAAATACAGACGGTCAGCAGGCACAACCTTCGCCCGTGAAGCCGCCACTGCATTTCTTCGTGGGCGGTTCATGGGATCGTCCCTTTATTTCGCCATCGACCATGGGAAGCGGAACAGCGCAGTAA
- a CDS encoding ABC transporter permease: MQNNWSRFNIASVALGFAFLYLPIVLLVIYSFNESRLVTVWAGFSTKWYGELFRNQALMDAAWVTIRVGLLSATIATLLGTLAALALTRYTRFRGRILFSGMVYAPLVMPDVITGLSLLLLFVAMNFDRGFWTVTLAHITFSMCFVAVVVQSRLVSFDRSLEEAAMDLGAPPVTTFMKITLPVILPAVVSGWMLAFTLSLDDLVIASFTSGPGATTLPMKIYSQVRLGVTPEINAVCTILIAIVTAGVIIASVVNKRREVQRRRDEQAAFRMG; this comes from the coding sequence ATGCAGAACAACTGGTCCCGTTTTAACATCGCCTCAGTCGCGCTCGGTTTCGCTTTCCTCTATCTGCCGATTGTTCTGCTGGTCATTTATTCATTCAACGAATCCCGTCTCGTGACCGTTTGGGCCGGTTTCTCAACCAAGTGGTATGGCGAACTCTTCCGCAATCAGGCGCTGATGGATGCCGCGTGGGTGACAATCCGCGTTGGGCTTTTGTCGGCTACCATTGCAACACTGCTTGGCACGCTGGCAGCATTGGCACTGACACGTTATACGCGGTTTCGCGGACGTATCCTGTTTTCCGGCATGGTCTATGCACCACTGGTTATGCCGGATGTGATCACTGGCCTTTCGCTATTGCTATTGTTCGTGGCGATGAACTTTGATCGTGGTTTCTGGACTGTAACGCTTGCACACATCACTTTCTCAATGTGTTTTGTGGCCGTGGTTGTGCAATCACGTCTGGTAAGCTTCGACCGTTCGTTGGAAGAAGCGGCGATGGATCTTGGTGCGCCGCCCGTCACCACTTTCATGAAGATTACGCTTCCGGTCATCCTGCCTGCCGTTGTTTCCGGCTGGATGCTGGCCTTCACCCTTTCGCTGGATGATTTGGTGATTGCAAGCTTCACCTCGGGTCCGGGCGCAACCACACTGCCGATGAAAATCTACTCGCAGGTTCGGCTCGGGGTGACGCCGGAAATCAATGCGGTTTGCACCATCTTGATCGCAATCGTAACGGCGGGTGTAATCATCGCGTCGGTTGTTAACAAGCGCCGTGAAGTGCAGCGCCGTCGCGACGAGCAAGCAGCATTTCGTATGGGTTAA
- a CDS encoding ABC transporter permease subunit: protein MQKLIASITSRLVIAVPYLWLLIFFLIPFFIVFKISLSEVTMAIPPYQPVIDLTQGFGLAWERVKQLSIDNYLWLMDDPLYYMAYLSSVRIAAISTFLTLLVAYPMAYGMARAPQSLRPTLLMLVILPFWTSFLIRVYAWIGILKPEGLLNQFLMWLNVIDTPLNILNTDTAIFIGIVYSYLPFMVLPIYSSLEKMDYSLIEAAQDLGCTAFSAFWKITFPLSLAGVVAGCFLVFIPAVGEFVIPDLLGGSQTLMIGKTIWSEFFSNRDWPVSSAVAVVLLLLLIVPIVIFQQVQARQQEKGK from the coding sequence ATGCAAAAGCTGATTGCTTCCATAACCAGCCGTCTCGTGATCGCAGTTCCCTATCTGTGGCTGCTGATCTTCTTTTTGATTCCGTTTTTCATCGTCTTCAAGATTTCGCTCTCCGAAGTCACGATGGCGATCCCACCTTATCAACCGGTCATTGATCTCACACAGGGCTTTGGTCTTGCATGGGAACGCGTAAAACAGCTCTCTATCGACAATTATCTGTGGCTTATGGACGATCCGCTTTATTATATGGCGTATCTTTCCAGCGTACGGATTGCGGCAATCTCAACGTTTTTAACGCTGCTGGTTGCTTATCCAATGGCGTACGGCATGGCGCGTGCGCCGCAGAGCCTCCGCCCGACATTGTTGATGCTGGTTATTCTGCCGTTCTGGACGTCCTTCCTGATCCGCGTTTATGCGTGGATCGGTATTTTGAAGCCAGAAGGTCTGCTCAACCAGTTCCTGATGTGGCTAAATGTCATTGATACACCGCTGAATATTCTGAACACAGATACGGCAATTTTCATTGGTATCGTCTATTCCTATCTGCCGTTTATGGTATTGCCGATTTATTCATCACTCGAAAAAATGGATTATTCGCTGATTGAGGCGGCGCAGGATCTCGGCTGCACGGCGTTCTCAGCGTTCTGGAAAATCACTTTTCCCCTGTCGCTTGCAGGTGTGGTGGCGGGGTGCTTCCTCGTTTTCATTCCAGCGGTTGGTGAGTTCGTGATCCCTGATCTTCTAGGCGGGTCGCAGACATTGATGATCGGTAAAACAATTTGGAGTGAGTTCTTTTCCAATCGCGACTGGCCGGTTTCTTCGGCGGTGGCAGTGGTTCTGCTGCTCTTGTTGATTGTGCCGATTGTGATTTTCCAGCAGGTGCAGGCGCGCCAGCAGGAGAAGGGGAAATAA
- a CDS encoding ABC transporter ATP-binding protein — protein MESFGSFRRKFAPWNDPAAKPFISFENVTKIFGDFTAVDDLSLNVFNREFFSLLGASGCGKTTLMRMLAGFEEPTSGRITLDGQDMRGIPPYKRPVNMMFQSYALFPHMTVENNIAFGLKQDGMAKSEIDARVAEMLKLVKLEKFGKRKPHQLSGGQRQRVALARAVAKRPKVLLLDEPLGALDKKLREETQFELMDLQVKLGLTFMVVTHDQEEAMTMSDRIAVMDKGRIMQVATPAEVYEAPGSKFVADFIGNVNIIEGEVVKAGNGEAEIATEKFGFHIQTETREQLSAGQKVWYAVRPEKTRITREKPEETSVNAVEGELWDIAYFGDMTVFHVRLDNGRTIKAASLNAVRKTENPLTYDERVWVSFDTDAGLVLTA, from the coding sequence ATGGAATCTTTTGGCAGCTTTCGCCGCAAATTCGCACCTTGGAATGATCCTGCTGCGAAGCCTTTTATTTCTTTCGAGAATGTAACAAAGATTTTCGGCGATTTTACTGCTGTTGATGATCTTTCGCTCAATGTTTTTAATCGCGAGTTTTTCTCGCTTCTGGGTGCTTCCGGCTGCGGCAAGACCACATTGATGCGCATGCTGGCTGGCTTTGAAGAGCCGACCTCTGGCCGCATCACGCTCGATGGTCAGGATATGCGCGGCATTCCTCCCTATAAGCGTCCGGTCAATATGATGTTCCAGTCCTATGCGCTGTTCCCGCATATGACGGTTGAAAACAATATTGCGTTCGGTCTCAAGCAGGACGGTATGGCAAAATCGGAAATCGATGCGCGCGTTGCGGAAATGCTAAAGCTCGTCAAATTGGAAAAATTTGGCAAGCGCAAGCCGCATCAGCTTTCTGGCGGTCAGCGACAGCGTGTGGCGTTGGCACGAGCTGTTGCCAAGCGCCCGAAAGTGTTGCTTCTTGATGAGCCGCTTGGTGCTCTTGATAAGAAGCTTCGCGAAGAAACCCAGTTCGAGCTGATGGATTTGCAGGTCAAGCTGGGCCTGACTTTCATGGTCGTCACCCACGATCAGGAAGAAGCGATGACCATGTCCGATCGTATTGCCGTCATGGACAAGGGTCGTATCATGCAGGTAGCGACACCTGCTGAAGTCTATGAAGCGCCGGGCTCCAAGTTCGTTGCCGACTTCATCGGCAATGTGAACATCATTGAAGGCGAAGTGGTGAAGGCCGGGAATGGCGAGGCAGAAATCGCCACCGAAAAATTCGGCTTTCACATTCAGACCGAAACCCGCGAGCAACTGAGCGCTGGCCAGAAAGTCTGGTATGCGGTGCGTCCTGAAAAGACACGCATCACCCGTGAAAAGCCGGAAGAAACCTCCGTCAACGCAGTTGAGGGTGAGCTTTGGGATATTGCTTATTTTGGTGATATGACGGTTTTTCACGTTCGTCTCGACAATGGTCGCACCATCAAGGCTGCAAGCCTGAATGCTGTGCGCAAGACGGAAAACCCGCTGACCTATGATGAGCGCGTATGGGTTTCATTTGATACCGATGCCGGTCTGGTGCTGACAGCTTAA
- a CDS encoding polyamine ABC transporter substrate-binding protein yields MRMKSFLLATTMVSGLVSAAIYPASAQERVVNIYNWSDYIDDSILKDFTKETGIKVVYDVYDSNEILETKLLAGGSGYDLVVPSGEFLGRQIPAGVFLKLDKDKLPNLKNMWDEISTRAATYDPGNEYSINYMWGTTGIGYNKAKIKEILGTDTIDSWDVLYNPEISAKLKDCGIYLLDTSSEMLRPALNYLGLDPNSPSPEDMEKAQELYLKIRPNIRKFHSSEYINALANGDICMAVGYSGDIFQARDRAEKANQGVEIGYSIPKEGALMWFDQMAIPADSKHVPEALEFMNYIMRPEVAAKASNFVFYANGNKASQEFIDKEILDDPEIYPSEDVLKKLFVPTPYDQKTQRYVTRAWTKIVTGQ; encoded by the coding sequence ATGAGGATGAAATCCTTTCTTCTGGCGACAACAATGGTATCGGGCCTTGTGAGCGCCGCCATATATCCCGCAAGCGCGCAAGAGCGGGTGGTCAATATTTATAACTGGTCGGATTATATCGACGATTCGATCCTCAAGGACTTCACCAAAGAAACCGGCATCAAGGTCGTTTACGACGTTTATGATTCCAACGAAATTCTGGAAACCAAGCTTCTTGCTGGTGGCAGCGGTTATGATCTCGTGGTGCCATCGGGCGAGTTCCTTGGCCGCCAGATCCCGGCCGGTGTGTTCCTGAAACTCGACAAAGACAAACTGCCAAACCTGAAGAATATGTGGGACGAAATTTCGACCCGTGCCGCGACCTACGATCCGGGCAACGAATATTCCATCAATTACATGTGGGGCACCACCGGCATTGGCTATAACAAGGCCAAGATCAAAGAAATCCTCGGCACGGATACAATTGATTCATGGGACGTTCTCTACAACCCGGAAATTTCGGCCAAGCTAAAGGATTGCGGTATCTACCTGCTGGATACATCCAGCGAAATGCTGCGTCCGGCTCTGAACTATCTCGGGCTTGATCCGAATTCTCCATCACCGGAAGATATGGAAAAGGCGCAGGAACTTTATCTCAAGATTCGGCCGAATATCCGTAAGTTCCATTCGTCAGAATATATCAACGCACTCGCGAATGGTGACATCTGCATGGCAGTGGGCTATTCAGGCGATATTTTTCAGGCGCGCGATCGTGCGGAGAAAGCCAATCAGGGCGTAGAGATCGGTTATTCGATCCCGAAGGAAGGCGCGCTGATGTGGTTTGACCAGATGGCAATCCCTGCTGATTCAAAGCATGTGCCAGAAGCGCTTGAATTCATGAATTATATCATGCGTCCGGAAGTTGCTGCCAAGGCATCGAACTTTGTTTTCTATGCTAACGGCAACAAGGCTTCGCAGGAATTTATCGATAAGGAAATTCTGGACGATCCAGAAATCTATCCAAGCGAGGATGTGCTGAAAAAGCTTTTTGTTCCAACGCCTTATGACCAGAAGACACAGCGCTATGTTACTCGCGCCTGGACCAAGATTGTCACAGGCCAGTAA
- a CDS encoding helix-turn-helix domain-containing protein translates to MSERKIFAGPRIRRIRNERGLTQTSMAEALGISPSYLNLIERNQRPLTVQLLLKLASVYKLDLDGLQAESGTTVAGLKEVFSDPLLTGELPGDQELVEIGEAAPNAAAGIVKLYRAYREQQQRLSDLSQLLSHEGSDAQLSATRLPLDEVRDVMARRPNHYPRIEEEAESFYALLKPEGDLSSALKEWLRREHGITVRTLPVATMPNWRRRYDRHSQRLFISERLSLFDQLQEIAMEAALIRMQVMIGAEIEGLKLSSSEAKRIARFELARYAAQALMMPYRQFRDTAVRMRYDVDVLRSRFGVSFQQAANRLTTLQRQGNSALPFFLMEIDHAGNRLHMVGAEGFPTRFGGQCPKLPVYAAFTQTGQVLVEPAELPDGSGYLTIARTLEGPQGAFNERPRRTAILLGCSLDAGAETIYGGNCTTRTEIGPVCRLCERQGCITRAEPPLTRPLGLDEMVAGLSAFDFQ, encoded by the coding sequence ATGAGCGAACGCAAGATTTTTGCTGGTCCACGCATCAGGCGTATCCGCAACGAGCGCGGTCTGACGCAGACGTCCATGGCCGAAGCACTTGGCATTTCGCCTTCTTATCTCAATCTCATTGAGCGCAATCAGCGTCCGCTGACGGTGCAGCTTTTGTTAAAGCTTGCCAGCGTCTACAAGCTTGATTTGGACGGTCTTCAGGCAGAAAGCGGCACAACAGTTGCGGGCCTGAAGGAAGTGTTTTCTGATCCGCTTTTGACAGGAGAATTGCCGGGCGATCAGGAATTGGTGGAAATTGGCGAGGCTGCACCGAATGCCGCCGCTGGGATCGTCAAGCTTTACCGCGCCTATCGCGAACAACAACAGCGCCTTTCCGATCTCTCGCAACTGCTTTCGCACGAAGGCAGCGATGCGCAGCTTTCCGCGACGCGGTTGCCGCTTGATGAAGTGCGCGATGTTATGGCACGGCGACCCAATCATTATCCGCGTATCGAAGAAGAGGCGGAAAGTTTTTACGCGCTGCTGAAGCCCGAGGGCGACCTGTCGAGTGCGCTGAAAGAATGGCTCCGGCGCGAACATGGTATCACTGTGCGGACGCTGCCCGTCGCGACCATGCCCAACTGGCGCAGGCGTTATGACCGGCATTCGCAGCGGCTGTTTATATCGGAGCGATTGTCGCTCTTTGATCAGTTGCAGGAAATTGCCATGGAGGCGGCGCTTATCCGTATGCAGGTGATGATCGGCGCTGAAATAGAAGGGCTGAAGCTCTCGTCCAGTGAAGCAAAGCGCATCGCGCGCTTTGAACTGGCCCGTTATGCGGCACAGGCCCTGATGATGCCGTATCGGCAATTTCGCGATACCGCCGTGCGGATGCGTTATGATGTCGACGTATTGCGTTCGCGCTTTGGGGTATCATTTCAGCAGGCAGCGAACCGCCTTACGACGCTTCAACGACAAGGTAATTCTGCATTACCATTCTTTCTGATGGAAATTGACCATGCTGGAAATCGTCTTCATATGGTGGGAGCGGAAGGGTTTCCAACGCGATTTGGCGGACAGTGCCCCAAACTGCCAGTCTATGCGGCATTCACGCAAACGGGGCAGGTGCTGGTGGAGCCAGCAGAACTGCCCGATGGCTCCGGCTATTTGACGATTGCGCGAACGCTTGAAGGGCCGCAGGGGGCTTTCAATGAACGCCCGCGACGTACTGCCATTCTTCTCGGCTGTTCGCTCGATGCAGGAGCAGAGACAATTTATGGTGGAAACTGTACCACGCGCACGGAAATCGGTCCGGTCTGTCGGCTTTGTGAACGACAAGGGTGCATCACAAGGGCGGAGCCACCGTTGACGCGTCCATTAGGACTTGATGAAATGGTGGCTGGATTGTCAGCTTTCGACTTTCAGTGA
- the aceA gene encoding isocitrate lyase, with product MTDFYSLIPSAPKGRFDGIERAHTAEDVKRLRGSVDIKYSLAEMGANRLWKLIHEEDFVNALGALSGNQAMQMVRAGLKAIYLSGWQVAADANTASAMYPDQSLYPANAAPELAKRINKTLQRADQIETAEGKGLSVDTWFAPIVADAEAGFGGPLNAFEIMKAFIEAGAAGVHYEDQLASEKKCGHLGGKVLIPTAAHIRNLNAARLAADVMGTATLVIARTDAEAAKLLTSDIDERDQPFVDYDAGRTAEGFYQVKNGIEPCIARAIAYAPYCDLIWMETSKPDLEQARRFAEAVHKAHPGKKLAYNCSPSFNWKKNLDDATIAKFQRELGAMGYKFQFITLAGFHQLNFGMFELARGYKDRQMAAYSELQQAEFAAEAHGYTATKHQREVGTGYFDAVSLAITGGQSSTTAMKESTETAQFRPAAE from the coding sequence ATGACAGATTTTTACAGCCTTATCCCTTCGGCACCCAAAGGCCGCTTTGACGGCATTGAGCGTGCGCATACAGCCGAAGATGTGAAGAGGCTGCGCGGTTCGGTGGACATTAAGTATTCGCTGGCCGAGATGGGTGCAAATCGTCTGTGGAAGCTCATCCATGAAGAAGACTTCGTCAACGCGCTTGGTGCGCTCTCCGGCAATCAGGCGATGCAAATGGTTCGGGCTGGATTAAAGGCGATCTACCTTTCCGGTTGGCAGGTTGCGGCGGATGCGAACACGGCTTCAGCCATGTATCCCGACCAGTCGCTTTATCCGGCTAATGCAGCCCCTGAACTCGCCAAGCGCATCAACAAGACGTTGCAGCGTGCCGACCAAATTGAAACGGCGGAAGGCAAAGGACTCTCGGTCGATACGTGGTTTGCGCCAATTGTTGCCGATGCGGAAGCAGGCTTCGGTGGACCGCTGAATGCTTTCGAGATCATGAAGGCCTTCATCGAAGCGGGCGCTGCCGGTGTGCATTATGAAGACCAGCTGGCATCTGAAAAGAAGTGTGGTCATTTGGGTGGGAAGGTTTTGATACCGACTGCGGCCCATATCCGTAACCTCAATGCAGCACGCCTGGCTGCTGACGTCATGGGAACGGCCACACTGGTTATCGCCCGTACAGATGCGGAAGCCGCCAAGCTTCTAACCTCGGATATCGACGAACGCGACCAGCCTTTCGTTGATTACGATGCTGGCCGCACAGCGGAAGGCTTCTATCAGGTGAAGAACGGCATCGAGCCATGCATTGCCCGTGCGATTGCCTATGCGCCCTATTGCGATCTGATCTGGATGGAAACGTCCAAGCCCGATCTGGAACAGGCTCGTCGCTTTGCGGAGGCCGTGCATAAGGCGCATCCGGGCAAGAAGCTCGCTTATAACTGCTCACCGTCGTTCAACTGGAAAAAGAACCTCGACGACGCAACGATTGCCAAGTTCCAGCGCGAGCTGGGTGCAATGGGCTATAAGTTTCAGTTCATCACGCTGGCCGGTTTCCACCAGCTCAACTTCGGAATGTTCGAACTGGCACGCGGCTACAAGGATCGTCAGATGGCAGCCTATTCCGAGCTGCAACAGGCAGAATTTGCAGCCGAAGCCCATGGCTACACCGCAACCAAACACCAGCGCGAAGTCGGCACTGGCTATTTCGATGCCGTATCACTCGCAATCACCGGCGGCCAGTCCTCGACAACCGCTATGAAGGAATCCACTGAAACAGCACAGTTCCGCCCGGCTGCGGAGTAA
- a CDS encoding DUF2267 domain-containing protein encodes MSIQSLVDTVAHRVNIDQPLAEKLTGSVFSVLQHSTPEIGEKVFKLLPDAKPLAENHDVLATGNSGVLSVFSGLMDTIAGEKMSALLKAAASLRTSGLSSEQITNAGNQVFLYIRDRDPALVDQLIISAPSIKEHFGL; translated from the coding sequence ATGTCTATTCAATCGCTTGTCGACACGGTCGCACACCGGGTCAATATCGATCAGCCGCTTGCAGAAAAATTGACCGGTTCAGTTTTTTCCGTGCTGCAACACAGCACGCCGGAAATCGGTGAAAAAGTTTTCAAGCTTTTGCCCGATGCGAAACCTTTGGCCGAAAACCATGACGTGCTCGCGACTGGGAATAGCGGTGTTCTGAGCGTCTTCTCCGGGCTGATGGACACGATTGCCGGGGAAAAGATGAGTGCATTGCTCAAAGCCGCTGCCAGCCTGCGTACAAGTGGTCTCTCGAGCGAGCAGATCACCAATGCAGGAAATCAGGTGTTTCTCTATATTCGTGACCGTGATCCAGCTCTGGTGGACCAGCTGATTATCTCGGCGCCATCTATTAAAGAGCATTTCGGACTTTAA
- the blaOXA gene encoding OXA-919 family class D beta-lactamase, translating to MQRSFRVALGIAGGLSFATLAMQDQAMAADQKLTCMIILNAKSGEVIAKEGAICDKRNSPASTFKVPLALMGFESGILKDSHNPSWPYKEGYPAWRESWKQSVDPTYWEDQSVVWFSQELTRKLGKEKFQEYTDQLNYGNRDLSGDPGKNNGMLRSWISSSLTISPNEQADFLMKMLNNKLPFSEASINKTMAILPIHKLSNGWTAHGKTGSAFEIGPKGKPDRRRQFGWYVGWAEKGDERVVFVRLNRNIPAKGSGMGPVTRDEQFSILEKTLK from the coding sequence ATGCAAAGATCGTTTCGAGTTGCGCTTGGAATTGCAGGCGGTCTTTCGTTTGCAACTCTTGCTATGCAAGACCAAGCAATGGCTGCTGATCAAAAACTCACTTGCATGATTATTCTTAACGCAAAGAGCGGAGAGGTCATCGCCAAAGAAGGCGCGATTTGTGACAAGCGCAACAGTCCGGCTTCAACTTTTAAAGTTCCGTTGGCGCTGATGGGGTTTGAAAGCGGCATATTAAAAGATAGCCACAATCCGTCCTGGCCTTACAAGGAGGGTTATCCTGCATGGCGTGAATCCTGGAAACAATCTGTCGATCCGACCTACTGGGAAGATCAATCCGTCGTCTGGTTCTCACAGGAGCTTACGCGGAAACTCGGGAAAGAAAAGTTTCAGGAATACACAGACCAGCTCAACTACGGCAATCGTGATCTGAGTGGCGATCCGGGCAAAAATAATGGCATGTTACGCTCATGGATTTCCTCGTCCCTGACGATATCGCCCAATGAGCAGGCGGACTTTCTCATGAAAATGCTCAATAACAAGCTACCGTTCTCGGAAGCTTCAATAAATAAAACCATGGCTATTCTGCCGATCCATAAGCTTTCAAACGGCTGGACAGCTCATGGCAAAACCGGCTCGGCCTTTGAAATTGGTCCAAAAGGCAAGCCCGACCGGCGTCGGCAGTTCGGCTGGTATGTTGGATGGGCAGAAAAAGGCGATGAGAGGGTCGTATTCGTACGCCTAAACCGCAACATACCAGCGAAAGGCAGCGGTATGGGGCCTGTTACACGTGACGAACAATTTTCGATCCTGGAAAAGACGCTCAAATAG